One genomic region from Entelurus aequoreus isolate RoL-2023_Sb linkage group LG14, RoL_Eaeq_v1.1, whole genome shotgun sequence encodes:
- the LOC133664281 gene encoding LOW QUALITY PROTEIN: golgin subfamily A member 6-like protein 22 (The sequence of the model RefSeq protein was modified relative to this genomic sequence to represent the inferred CDS: inserted 2 bases in 1 codon) codes for MRRRRRIKRRRMRREEKEENEEEEKKNNEEEEKNNEEEEKNEENKNEEEKKNXGREEEKKNEEEEKKNEEEKKNEEEEKKNNEEEMKKNEEEEEEEEEEKKNEEEEEKKRKNEEEEEEEEEEKKNEELEEEKKKNEEEEEEKKRKNEEEEEEKNEEEEEKKKRKNEEEEKKKNEEEEEKKKKNEEEEEEEEEEEENKKKNEVEEEEKKRNNKEEEEKKNKEEEEEEEEKNEEEEEEKKRKNKEEEKKRNNEEEEEEEKKKNNEEEEEEEEEEEKNEEEEKRKNEEEEEEEEEEEEEEEKKKKNEEEKKRKNEEEEEEENEEEEEKKNEEEKNKEEEEEEEKKKNEEEEEEEEEKNEEEEKKRKNEEEEEEEEEEEEEEEEKKNEEEEEEEEEEEEEEEEKEKKNEEEEEGEGEEKRGQES; via the exons atgaggaggaggagaagaatcaAGAGAAgaagaatgaggagggaggagaaggaggagaatgaggaggaggagaagaagaacaatgaggaggaggagaagaacaatgaggaggaggagaagaatgaAGAGAACAAGaatgaggaggagaagaagaa ggggagggaggaggagaagaagaatgaggaggaggagaagaagaatgaGGAGGAAAAGAAGAATGAGGAGGAGGAAAAGAAGAACAATGAGGAGGAGATGAAGAagaatgaggaggaggaggaggaggaggaggaggagaagaagaatgaggaggaggaggagaagaagaggaagaatgaggaggaggaggaggaggaggaggaggagaagaagaatgaGGAgctggaggaggagaagaagaagaatgaggaggaggaggaggagaagaagaggaagaatgaggaggaggaggaggagaagaatgaggaggaggaggagaagaagaagaggaagaatgaggaggaggagaagaagaagaatgaggaggaggaggagaagaagaagaagaatgaggaggaggaggaggaggaggaggaggaggaggagaacaagaagaagaatgaggtggaggaggaggagaagaagaggaataataaggaggaggaggagaagaagaataaggaggaggaggaggaggaggaggagaagaatgaggaagaggaggaggagaagaagaggaagaataaggaggaggagaagaagaggaacaatgaggaggaggaggaggaggagaagaagaagaacaatgaggaggaggaggaggaggaggaggaggaggagaagaatgaggaggaggagaagaggaagaatgaggaggaggaggaggaggaggaggaggaggaggaggaggaggagaagaagaagaagaatgaggaggagaagaagaggaagaatgaggaggaggaggaggaggagaatgaggaggaggaggagaagaagaatgaGGAGGAGAAGaataaggaggaggaggaggaggaggagaagaagaagaatgaggaggaggaggaggaggaggaggagaagaatgaggaggaggagaagaagaggaagaatgaggaggaggaggaggaggaggaggaggaggaggaggaggaggaggagaagaagaatgaggaggaggaggaggaggaggaggaggaggaggaggaggaggaggagaaggagaagaagaatgaGG AGGAAGAAGAAGGTGAGGGAGAAGAGAAAAGAGGACAAGAAAGTtga